The Euphorbia lathyris chromosome 3, ddEupLath1.1, whole genome shotgun sequence genome contains a region encoding:
- the LOC136223001 gene encoding uncharacterized protein isoform X1 produces the protein MDTLISSALEEICSRGSTGLPLSSLWAKLTPIPSGSLKASLWTNLLSVPTLQFIVSGNNTPFSPTDPKIQRFEDAEKLNLKIVANEHLRDCFVGLYESSSLGICPLQRSTLERLAVARANGITQNQLAKEFGMEGNCFFYRVKNLECRKLIVKQPVIVRKKEANGDGETKNSSIVNTNLLYLSRYAKQLGVEQRLEINKEEQNLEGPGNIEESDIDGDGSKGESSKDDMRVKDFLPAMRAICDKLEAANDKVLVVSDIKRSLGYIQTKGHKAWRNICKRLKDAGIVEVFDAKVNEKIERCLRLLKKFPTKNFERKPLACGYDSDKEQLVKFGRRFQQTDQLVELHIDHQIYDAIDAKRSEGATVLEVCGRLGLDRKKNDSRFHNLFSRFGMRLQAENHKKTVAFRVWSRENSNPDESNAFLEKSRIEIGGNNISTSNLDNHDIPGRSNEVLKYSHSTSEVDFATSENPSDGRNVLELCRVSPENGQTNHVLPSPTRVSEVLQEPTSIGSNAKLASMEKEMNAASSETALGSNQMLPYLPLTSDGALREKRILERLQDEKFILVMELHKWLVSLENDKRTAMDRRTMKRILNKLKQQGQCKIESLHLPVVTRCNSDHIVNVVLHPSAQDLLPELMEEIIKRHRSFRVEGSLKLKLSESIPVLNGVTRTEMPEGSNYKAAKLEAMRANGFVLAKMVRAKLLHTFLWGYLSSFPGWDDALSTGSPEHSYKFLELESAMRFVPIQIFLKVVGSNKGDDIVDKSRRGLCLCDLPVEEQKQLMDTLATGRLSLIIDILRRLKLIRSIPRAHAQDGVNIPRGPICVLELRPYIEEPPSVIAKSNSGPLDLRPRIRHDFILSKKEAVDEYWNTLEYCYAAADPTAALHAFPGSVAPEVFHPRRWTSVRIMSAHQQAELHKRIAKAGFNKKISCEECVKIAKDLNLSLQQVLCTYYRKRQKHFNKLKEVANANEHHQAPERKLPSSKRKRSSESSVKHGIVDSVNEQPIDHHPTILPNIVDQFMEDQEVSPTGHHAAGFPSSHEDDNSECVEELRDKKSNSAINQCTFSKHLPMRGRRFAWTDENDRQLLKQYTRKVSVLGPNGRMEWDGISDLPAPRLKCIRRVAKLKKNTNFANALKKFCNFLQERYIKHLEKTQTPSLNQNGCRSFVRDYTNNNIVSNGIGDGEKAGFEENQWDDFSETSIRKAFENLLLFKQMAKLQVSQGAYSEQLSNLNTNINSLESEFVSSGTPNENVRKHDQGSRKDSQQRSRNYSFHQKFIKCLSEGTFVTTRVHKSLPVSNAVELLKLVFLNTSEAPGVQNHLAETLRRYSEHDLFAAFSYLREKKFLIGGHGDQPFVLSQQFLQSVSKSFFPFNTGKRAAKFSDWIYEREKNLMEGEISLTTELQCGDIFQLFALVTSGELSISPCVPDDGVGEVEDSRSSKRKAEDDDEHFDGDKAKRMKTLDGELISRREKGFPGIVVLMHRESVSTFDAVQLLNSEDLYNTEVDQNDKSSDFLGQKIISASSQCGSIPEILNFNRTNPTMRWPGDSPWEAMMDYAQLILKSDSKKVSLFSPDTFRTIYMAIKKAGDQGLSLEEVSQVLGDNMHEHVIDILQGFGYVLKVNTYDSVRVVDALFRSKYFLTAFEGSHQELGPHSVTKFFESIADRHSVPHSESCDMFDNSSQGTSSASNDHVHRVTILNRPEEVVPQTEPPSSNAHKGCLQEQVFLPKQDCDRKTLELSSNCLHVPILPWINGNGSINRVVYNGLVRRVISIVMQNPGILEENIIHQIDVLNPQSCRSLLDLMILDKHLIVRKMHQSVSTGPPSLLGSLFESSFNKKKSVYRKHLFANPMSASLL, from the exons ATGGACACTCTTATCTCATCGGCGCTCGAGGAAATCTGTAGCCGTGGCTCAACAGGCCTTCCGCTCTCTTCCCTTTGGGCCAAACTAACTCCTATTCCTTCTGGCTCTCTCAAAGCTTCTCTTTGGACCAACCTTCTATCTGTCCCTACCCTTCAGTTCATCGTTTCCGGTAACAACACTCCCTTCAGCCCTACCGACCCTAAAATCCAGCGTTTTGAAGACGCGGAGAAGCTCAATTTGAAGATTGTGGCTAACGAGCATCTCAGGGATTGCTTTGTTGGCCTTTATGAAAGTTCTAGCCTCGGCATTTGTCCTCTTCAGCGTAGCACCCTTGAACGGCTTGCTGTTGCTAG AGCAAATGGAATCACGCAAAATCAATTAGCTAAGGAATTCGGCATGGAAGGGAACTGCTTCTTTTACAGAGTGAAGAACCTTGAATGCCGAAAGTTGATTGTAAAACAACCTGTCATTGTGAGGAAAAAAGAAGCTAACGGTGATGGAGAGACTAAAAACAGTTCGATTGTGAATACCAATTTGTTATATCTATCCCGCTATGCCAAGCAGTTAGGTGTTGAACAAAGATTAGAGATTAACAAGGAAGAACAGAATCTTGAGGGTCCTGGGAATATAGAGGAAAGTGATATAGATGGAGATGGTTCTAAGGGGGAGTCTTCAAAAGATGATATGCGCGTGAAAGATTTTTTACCAGCAATGAGAGCCATTTGTGATAAACTTGAAGCTGCCAATGACAAG GTACTAGTTGTCTCAGATATAAAAAGATCTCTTGGATATATCCAAACTAAAGGACACAAAGCTTGGAGAAAT ATATGTAAAAGGTTGAAAGATGCTGGCATTGTCGAAGTGTTCGATGCTAAAGTGAATGAGAAG ATTGAACGATGTTTGCGCTTGTTGAAGAAGTTCCCCACAAAGAATTTTGAGAGGAAACCTCTTGCATGTGGATATGATTCGGATAAAGAACAACTGGTCAAGTTTGGGAGGAGGTTCCAACAAACTGATCAGCTTGTGGAACTTCATATCGATCATCAAATATATGATGCAATTGATGCTAAAAGAAGTGAGGGAGCTACTGTTTTGGAG GTATGCGGGAGACTTGGACTTGATAGGAAAAAAAACGATTCTCGTTTTCATAATTTGTTCTCCAGGTTTGGGATGCGTTTGCAGGCAGAAAACCATAAGAAAACAGTAGCATTTCGAGTTTGGTCTCGTGAGAATTCTAATCCTGATGAGTCAAACGCATTTCTGGAGAAGTCCAGAATTGAGATTGGtggaaataatatttctacttCTAATTTAGACAACCATGACATTCCAGGCAGATCAAATGAAGTCCTAAAGTACAGCCATTCAACTTCTGAAGTTGATTTTGCTACATCTGAAAATCCAAGTGATGGGAGAAATGTTCTGGAATTATGTCGTGTCTCCCCTGAGAATGGTCAAACTAACCATGTGCTCCCCTCTCCCACCAGGGTGTCAGAAGTTCTTCAGGAGCCAACAAGCATTGGTTCCAATGCAAAACTAGCGAGTATGGAAAAAGAGATGAATGCTGCTTCATCAGAGACAGCATTAGGGTCAAATCAGATGCTTCCCTATCTGCCTTTAACTTCTGATGGTGCCCTGAGGGAGAAGAGGATACTTGAACGGTTACAG GATGAAAAATTCATCTTAGTAATGGAGCTACACAAGTGGCTTGTGAGTCTTGAGAATGACAAGCGAACAGCAATGGATAGAAGAACAATGAAAAGAATATTAAACAAGCTTAAACAACAAGGACAGTGCAAAATAGAATCACTTCACCTCCCCGTTGTCACAAGATGTAACAGTGACCATATAGTTAATGTAGTTCTGCACCCCTCAGCTCAAGATCTTCTTCCTGAATTAATGGAAGAAATAATTAAAAGACACAGATCTTTTCGTGTTGAGGGATCATTAAAATTGAAACTTAGTGAATCAATCCCTGTGTTAAATGGTGTCACAAGAACTGAGATGCCTGAGGGATCAAATTATAAAGCTGCTAAATTAGAAGCCATGCGTGCCAATGGTTTTGTGCTGGCAAAGATGGTTCGTGCAAAGTTGCTGCATACTTTTTTATGGGGTTATCTAAGTAGCTTTCCTGGATGGGATGATGCTTTATCAACTGGTTCACCTGAGCATTCTTACAAGTTTCTTGAACTTGAATCAGCTATGAGGTTTGTTCCAATCCAGATATTCCTGAAGGTGGTTGGAAGTAACAAAGGTGATGATATAGTTGACAAGAGTCGGAGGGGTTTGTGTCTCTGTGATCTTCCTGTTGAAGAACAGAAACAGCTGATGGATACTCTGGCAACTGGGAGACTTTCATTGATAATTGACATTTTGCGGCGATTGaag CTGATTCGGTCGATACCCCGTGCGCATGCACAGGATGGAGTCAACATCCCTCGTGGTCCCATTTGTGTATTGGAGCTTAGGCCTTATATAGAAGAACCTCCATCAGTTATTGCAAAATCTAATTCAGGGCCTCTTGATCTTCGCCCTAGAATCAGACATGATTTTATCCtgtcaaagaaagaagctgttGATGAATATTGGAACACTTTGGAGTATTGTTATGCTGCTGCTGATCCAACTGCTGCCTTACACGCGTTCCCTGGATCTGTTGCTCCTGAG GTTTTCCACCCTCGTCGTTGGACCTCTGTCCGAATTATGTCTGCTCATCAGCAGGCTGAGCTCCATAAACGTATTGCGAAGGCtggttttaacaaaaaaatttcaTGTGAAGAGTGTGTCAAGATTGCAAAAGATCTCAATCTGTCCTTACAGCAG GTTCTTTGTACCTATTACAGGAAGCGCCAGAAACATTTCAATAAACTCAAGGAAGTTGCAAATGCTAATGAACACCATCAAGCACCAGAAAGAAAACTCCCTTCTTCTAAAAGAAAGAGATCTTCAGAAAGCTCCGTAAAGCATGGAATAGTTGATTCTGTAAATGAACAGCCGATTGACCATCACCCTACTATACTACCTAATATTGTTGACCAATTCATGGAGGATCAAGAAGTTTCTCCTACAGGACATCATGCAGCTGGTTTTCCATCATCTCATGAGGATGATAACTCAGAATGCGTGGAAGAGCTACGTGATAAGAAATCAAATTCGGCAATCAATCAATGCACATTTTCAAAGCACCTGCCAATGCGTGGAAGAAGGTTTGCTTGGACTGACGAAAATGATAG GCAACTGTTGAAACAATATACACGGAAAgtgtcagttcttgggccaaATGGGCGCATGGAATGGGATGGAATTTCAGATCTTCCAGCTCCTCGACTAAAATGTATTCGGAGAGTAGCAAAGTTAAAAAAGAATACTAATTTTGCAAATGCTCTTAAAAAATTCTGTAACTTTCTCCAGGAACGGTATATAAAGCACCTAGAGAAAACACAGACTCCATCGCTTAACCAGAATGGCTGCAGAAGTTTTGTGAGAGACTATACAAACAATAATATTGTCTCCAATGGTATTGGAGATGGTGAAAAAGCTGGTTTTGAAGAAAATCAGTGGGATGATTTCAGTGAAACTAGTATTAGAAAAGCCTTTGAGAATTTGCTTCTGTTCAAGCAAATGGCTAAATTGCAAGTTTCCCAAGGAGCTTACTCTGAACAGTTGTCCAATTTAAACACAAATATT AACTCCTTGGAATCTGAATTTGTTTCATCAGGCACTCCTAATGAAAATGTTCGTAAACATGACCAGGGATCACGTAAAGATTCTCAACAAAGATCAAGGAACTACAGCTTTCATCAAAAGTTCATTAAGTGTTTGAGTGAAGGAACTTTTGTTACTACACGTGTACATAAATCTTTGCCAGTCTCTAATGCTGTAGAGCTTTTGAAGCTTGTCTTTTTGAACACCTCAGAAGCACCTGGAGTGCAAAATCATCTTGCAGAAACCTTACGGCGTTATTCGGAACATGATCTTTTTGCAGCTTTTAGCTACCTCAGAGAGAAGAAATTTTTG ATTGGCGGGCATGGTGATCAACCTTTTGTACTGTCTCAACAATTCTTGCAAAGTGTTTCTAAATCTTTCTTCCCATTTAATACTGGAAAAAGGGCTGCTAAATTTTCTGATTGGATCTATGAAAGAGAAAAAAATCTGATGGAAGGGGAAATTAGTCTTACTACAGAATTGCAGTGTGGGGATATTTTTCAGTTGTTTGCTTTAGTTACTTCTGGTGAATTGTCCATTTCTCCATGTGTGCCAGATGATGGTGTGGGAGAAGTTGAAGACTCGAGAAGCTCAAAGCGTAAGGCTGAGGATGATGATGAACATTTTGATGGTGATAAGGCTAAGAGGATGAAAACTCTGGATGGTGAACTCATTTCTCGTAGAGAAAAGGGATTTCCTGGTATAGTGGTGCTTATGCACCGTGAAAGTGTTTCAACGTTTGATGCTGTGCAGTTGTTGAACAGTGAGGATCTTTATAATACTGAGGTTGATCAGAATGATAAATCCAGTGATTTTTTGGGTCAGAAAATCATCTCTGCATCATCTCAATGTGGTAGCATTCCGGAAATCCTTAATTTTAACCGCACCAATCCTACAATGAGATGGCCTGGTGATTCACCTTGGGAAGCAATGATGGACTATGCACAACTGATATTGAAATCTGATTCTAAGAAAGTGAGTTTGTTTAGTCCTGACACTTTTAGGACCATCTATATGGCCATTAAGAAGGCTGGTGACCAGGGTTTGAGTTTAGAAGAGGTCTCGCAAGTTTTGG GAGACAATATGCATGAACATGTCATTGATATCCTCCAAGGATTTGGATATGTGTTGAAG GTTAATACCTATGACTCTGTTCGTGTTGTAGATGCTCTATTTCGTTCCAAGTACTTTTTGACTGCATTTGAGGGCTCCCATCAAGAGCTTGGTCCACATTCAGTAACAAAGTTCTTCGAGAGTATTGCAGATCGTCATTCAGTGCCCCATTCTGAAAGCTGTGACATGTTTGACAATAGTTCACAGGGGACATCATCAGCCAGCAATGATCATGTTCACAGAGTTACTATTCTTAATCGTCCTGAAGAGGTTGTCCCTCAAACTGAGCCACCGAGCAGCAATGCACATAAGGGCTGCCTGCAAGAACAAGTATTTTTGCCAAAGCAGGATTGTGATAGAAAAACCCTTGAGTTATCCTCAAATTGCTTGCATGTGCCTATATTGCCGTGGATAAATGGAAATGGGAGCATAAATAGAGTTGTATACAATGGACTTGTACGCCGTGTTATTAGTATTGTGATGCAAAATCCTGGGATACTAGAG GAAAACATCATCCACCAGATTGATGTATTGAATCCACAG AGCTGCCGGAGTCTATTGGATTTGATGATTTTGGATAAACACCTGATAGTGAGAAAAATGCATCAATCAGTATCAACTGGACCTCCTTCCTTGCTAGGAAGCCTATTTGAAAGcagctttaacaagaaaaagtCGGTTTATCGGAAACATTTGTTTGCAAATCCAATGTCTGCATCTCTGCTGTAA
- the LOC136223001 gene encoding uncharacterized protein isoform X2, whose amino-acid sequence MDTLISSALEEICSRGSTGLPLSSLWAKLTPIPSGSLKASLWTNLLSVPTLQFIVSGNNTPFSPTDPKIQRFEDAEKLNLKIVANEHLRDCFVGLYESSSLGICPLQRSTLERLAVARANGITQNQLAKEFGMEGNCFFYRVKNLECRKLIVKQPVIVRKKEANGDGETKNSSIVNTNLLYLSRYAKQLGVEQRLEINKEEQNLEGPGNIEESDIDGDGSKGESSKDDMRVKDFLPAMRAICDKLEAANDKVLVVSDIKRSLGYIQTKGHKAWRNICKRLKDAGIVEVFDAKVNEKIERCLRLLKKFPTKNFERKPLACGYDSDKEQLVKFGRRFQQTDQLVELHIDHQIYDAIDAKRSEGATVLEVCGRLGLDRKKNDSRFHNLFSRFGMRLQAENHKKTVAFRVWSRENSNPDESNAFLEKSRIEIGGNNISTSNLDNHDIPGRSNEVLKYSHSTSEVDFATSENPSDGRNVLELCRVSPENGQTNHVLPSPTRVSEVLQEPTSIGSNAKLASMEKEMNAASSETALGSNQMLPYLPLTSDGALREKRILERLQDEKFILVMELHKWLVSLENDKRTAMDRRTMKRILNKLKQQGQCKIESLHLPVVTRCNSDHIVNVVLHPSAQDLLPELMEEIIKRHRSFRVEGSLKLKLSESIPVLNGVTRTEMPEGSNYKAAKLEAMRANGFVLAKMVRAKLLHTFLWGYLSSFPGWDDALSTGSPEHSYKFLELESAMRFVPIQIFLKVVGSNKGDDIVDKSRRGLCLCDLPVEEQKQLMDTLATGRLSLIIDILRRLKLIRSIPRAHAQDGVNIPRGPICVLELRPYIEEPPSVIAKSNSGPLDLRPRIRHDFILSKKEAVDEYWNTLEYCYAAADPTAALHAFPGSVAPEVFHPRRWTSVRIMSAHQQAELHKRIAKAGFNKKISCEECVKIAKDLNLSLQQVLIVMVVCLSLYDCT is encoded by the exons ATGGACACTCTTATCTCATCGGCGCTCGAGGAAATCTGTAGCCGTGGCTCAACAGGCCTTCCGCTCTCTTCCCTTTGGGCCAAACTAACTCCTATTCCTTCTGGCTCTCTCAAAGCTTCTCTTTGGACCAACCTTCTATCTGTCCCTACCCTTCAGTTCATCGTTTCCGGTAACAACACTCCCTTCAGCCCTACCGACCCTAAAATCCAGCGTTTTGAAGACGCGGAGAAGCTCAATTTGAAGATTGTGGCTAACGAGCATCTCAGGGATTGCTTTGTTGGCCTTTATGAAAGTTCTAGCCTCGGCATTTGTCCTCTTCAGCGTAGCACCCTTGAACGGCTTGCTGTTGCTAG AGCAAATGGAATCACGCAAAATCAATTAGCTAAGGAATTCGGCATGGAAGGGAACTGCTTCTTTTACAGAGTGAAGAACCTTGAATGCCGAAAGTTGATTGTAAAACAACCTGTCATTGTGAGGAAAAAAGAAGCTAACGGTGATGGAGAGACTAAAAACAGTTCGATTGTGAATACCAATTTGTTATATCTATCCCGCTATGCCAAGCAGTTAGGTGTTGAACAAAGATTAGAGATTAACAAGGAAGAACAGAATCTTGAGGGTCCTGGGAATATAGAGGAAAGTGATATAGATGGAGATGGTTCTAAGGGGGAGTCTTCAAAAGATGATATGCGCGTGAAAGATTTTTTACCAGCAATGAGAGCCATTTGTGATAAACTTGAAGCTGCCAATGACAAG GTACTAGTTGTCTCAGATATAAAAAGATCTCTTGGATATATCCAAACTAAAGGACACAAAGCTTGGAGAAAT ATATGTAAAAGGTTGAAAGATGCTGGCATTGTCGAAGTGTTCGATGCTAAAGTGAATGAGAAG ATTGAACGATGTTTGCGCTTGTTGAAGAAGTTCCCCACAAAGAATTTTGAGAGGAAACCTCTTGCATGTGGATATGATTCGGATAAAGAACAACTGGTCAAGTTTGGGAGGAGGTTCCAACAAACTGATCAGCTTGTGGAACTTCATATCGATCATCAAATATATGATGCAATTGATGCTAAAAGAAGTGAGGGAGCTACTGTTTTGGAG GTATGCGGGAGACTTGGACTTGATAGGAAAAAAAACGATTCTCGTTTTCATAATTTGTTCTCCAGGTTTGGGATGCGTTTGCAGGCAGAAAACCATAAGAAAACAGTAGCATTTCGAGTTTGGTCTCGTGAGAATTCTAATCCTGATGAGTCAAACGCATTTCTGGAGAAGTCCAGAATTGAGATTGGtggaaataatatttctacttCTAATTTAGACAACCATGACATTCCAGGCAGATCAAATGAAGTCCTAAAGTACAGCCATTCAACTTCTGAAGTTGATTTTGCTACATCTGAAAATCCAAGTGATGGGAGAAATGTTCTGGAATTATGTCGTGTCTCCCCTGAGAATGGTCAAACTAACCATGTGCTCCCCTCTCCCACCAGGGTGTCAGAAGTTCTTCAGGAGCCAACAAGCATTGGTTCCAATGCAAAACTAGCGAGTATGGAAAAAGAGATGAATGCTGCTTCATCAGAGACAGCATTAGGGTCAAATCAGATGCTTCCCTATCTGCCTTTAACTTCTGATGGTGCCCTGAGGGAGAAGAGGATACTTGAACGGTTACAG GATGAAAAATTCATCTTAGTAATGGAGCTACACAAGTGGCTTGTGAGTCTTGAGAATGACAAGCGAACAGCAATGGATAGAAGAACAATGAAAAGAATATTAAACAAGCTTAAACAACAAGGACAGTGCAAAATAGAATCACTTCACCTCCCCGTTGTCACAAGATGTAACAGTGACCATATAGTTAATGTAGTTCTGCACCCCTCAGCTCAAGATCTTCTTCCTGAATTAATGGAAGAAATAATTAAAAGACACAGATCTTTTCGTGTTGAGGGATCATTAAAATTGAAACTTAGTGAATCAATCCCTGTGTTAAATGGTGTCACAAGAACTGAGATGCCTGAGGGATCAAATTATAAAGCTGCTAAATTAGAAGCCATGCGTGCCAATGGTTTTGTGCTGGCAAAGATGGTTCGTGCAAAGTTGCTGCATACTTTTTTATGGGGTTATCTAAGTAGCTTTCCTGGATGGGATGATGCTTTATCAACTGGTTCACCTGAGCATTCTTACAAGTTTCTTGAACTTGAATCAGCTATGAGGTTTGTTCCAATCCAGATATTCCTGAAGGTGGTTGGAAGTAACAAAGGTGATGATATAGTTGACAAGAGTCGGAGGGGTTTGTGTCTCTGTGATCTTCCTGTTGAAGAACAGAAACAGCTGATGGATACTCTGGCAACTGGGAGACTTTCATTGATAATTGACATTTTGCGGCGATTGaag CTGATTCGGTCGATACCCCGTGCGCATGCACAGGATGGAGTCAACATCCCTCGTGGTCCCATTTGTGTATTGGAGCTTAGGCCTTATATAGAAGAACCTCCATCAGTTATTGCAAAATCTAATTCAGGGCCTCTTGATCTTCGCCCTAGAATCAGACATGATTTTATCCtgtcaaagaaagaagctgttGATGAATATTGGAACACTTTGGAGTATTGTTATGCTGCTGCTGATCCAACTGCTGCCTTACACGCGTTCCCTGGATCTGTTGCTCCTGAG GTTTTCCACCCTCGTCGTTGGACCTCTGTCCGAATTATGTCTGCTCATCAGCAGGCTGAGCTCCATAAACGTATTGCGAAGGCtggttttaacaaaaaaatttcaTGTGAAGAGTGTGTCAAGATTGCAAAAGATCTCAATCTGTCCTTACAGCAGGTTCTTATAGTTATGGTGGTTTGTCTTTCTCTTTATGACTGTACCTAG